The following coding sequences are from one Luteimonas sp. S4-F44 window:
- a CDS encoding S9 family peptidase — protein MRHLPLYWVLACAFATPLAAAQPAQPLTLDRIMADPDWIGAPVESAWWSWDGSRAYYTAKREGSNVRDTWVQPLAGGASVPVDDATRPDIDGRDPILDATRTRMAFVRNGDLFVRDLRTGQLSQITRTEATETQAQWTTGGGLVWRSGDDWYGWDPQRGTAQLTSLKAEADPAKPPPDDALRDRQLRMIETLRTERERRDGLRAQNERWRQVDATRAPGPVYLGKDVRIAGSALSPTGDRLIVVTEPKDGDAGRDGKMPKYVTESGYEEFEDVRTRVGRNDPLPHRLWLVDLATGRVRELGTGTLPGIGIDPLADLRRAAGKDPLQGDRPVRLEIDGRGGGGGAIRWSDDGLNVALSIHSVDNKDRWLATVDLESATLRSRHRLTDPAWINWDFNEFGWLPDHRTLWFLSEESGYSHLYLHDGTRKRALTSGRWEVSAPVMSHDGSRFFFLCNQQWPGRYEVCMSGDGGVREITATGGIEDFALSPDETRLLLRTSSSYLPPQLAVADVNDGAVRMLTDTRTAEFKAHDWLQPQYVQVPSKHGAGTVWGKFYGPKAYEPGRKYPVVLFVHGAGYLQNVSDRYPNYFREQMFHNMLVQQGYLVLDLDFRASAGYGRDWRTAIYRQMGHPELEDYLDGIDWLVEHHQADRDRVGIYGGSYGGFMTFMALMREPGRFKAGAALRPVADWSQYNHAYTANILNTPEIDPEAYLKSSPIEYADRLQDHLLIAHGMIDDNVFYKDSVMMAQRLIELRKDKWELASYPLERHAYQHPASWYDQYRRIHELFERTLK, from the coding sequence ATGCGTCATCTGCCGCTGTACTGGGTGCTCGCCTGCGCCTTCGCCACCCCACTTGCCGCCGCGCAACCCGCGCAGCCGCTGACGTTGGACCGGATCATGGCCGATCCGGACTGGATCGGCGCACCGGTCGAATCGGCGTGGTGGAGCTGGGACGGCAGCCGCGCCTACTACACCGCCAAGCGCGAAGGCAGCAACGTGCGCGACACCTGGGTGCAGCCGCTCGCCGGCGGCGCCTCGGTGCCTGTGGACGATGCGACGCGTCCGGACATTGACGGGCGCGATCCGATTCTCGATGCGACCCGCACGCGCATGGCCTTCGTCCGCAATGGCGATCTGTTCGTGCGCGACCTGCGTACCGGCCAGCTGAGCCAGATCACCCGCACCGAAGCGACCGAGACGCAGGCGCAGTGGACCACTGGCGGCGGCCTCGTGTGGCGGTCCGGCGACGACTGGTACGGCTGGGATCCGCAACGCGGCACCGCGCAGTTGACCAGCCTCAAGGCCGAGGCCGACCCAGCCAAGCCGCCGCCCGACGATGCCTTGCGCGACCGTCAGTTGCGCATGATCGAGACCCTGCGCACCGAGCGCGAGCGCCGCGACGGCCTGCGCGCACAGAACGAGCGCTGGCGCCAGGTCGATGCCACGCGCGCCCCTGGTCCGGTGTATCTGGGCAAGGATGTGCGCATCGCCGGCAGTGCGCTATCGCCGACCGGCGACCGTCTGATCGTGGTCACCGAGCCCAAGGACGGCGACGCCGGCCGCGACGGCAAGATGCCCAAGTACGTCACCGAATCGGGCTACGAGGAATTCGAGGACGTGCGCACCCGCGTGGGCCGCAACGACCCGCTGCCGCACCGGCTGTGGCTGGTGGACCTGGCCACCGGGCGCGTGCGCGAGCTCGGCACCGGCACGCTGCCGGGCATCGGCATCGATCCGCTGGCCGATCTGCGTCGGGCCGCCGGCAAGGACCCGCTGCAAGGCGACCGCCCGGTGCGCCTGGAGATCGACGGCCGCGGCGGTGGCGGCGGTGCGATCCGCTGGAGTGACGACGGCCTCAACGTCGCACTGTCGATCCATTCGGTCGACAACAAGGACCGGTGGCTGGCGACCGTGGACCTGGAGAGCGCGACGCTGCGCAGCCGCCACCGGCTGACTGATCCGGCGTGGATCAACTGGGACTTCAACGAGTTCGGCTGGCTGCCCGACCACCGCACCCTGTGGTTCCTGTCCGAGGAATCGGGCTATTCGCATCTCTACCTGCACGACGGTACGCGCAAGCGTGCGCTGACCTCCGGCCGCTGGGAGGTCTCCGCGCCGGTGATGTCGCATGACGGCAGCCGGTTCTTCTTCCTGTGCAACCAGCAGTGGCCCGGCCGTTACGAGGTCTGCATGTCCGGCGACGGCGGCGTGCGCGAGATCACCGCGACCGGCGGCATCGAGGACTTCGCGCTCTCGCCCGACGAGACCCGTCTGCTGCTGCGCACCTCGTCGAGCTACCTGCCGCCGCAGCTGGCGGTCGCCGACGTCAACGACGGGGCGGTGCGGATGCTCACCGACACCCGCACCGCCGAGTTCAAGGCCCATGACTGGCTGCAGCCGCAGTACGTGCAGGTCCCGTCCAAGCACGGCGCCGGCACGGTCTGGGGCAAGTTCTACGGCCCGAAGGCCTACGAGCCCGGCCGCAAGTACCCGGTGGTGCTGTTCGTGCACGGCGCCGGCTATCTGCAGAACGTCAGCGACCGCTACCCGAACTACTTCCGCGAGCAGATGTTCCACAACATGCTCGTGCAGCAGGGCTATCTGGTCCTCGACCTCGACTTTCGCGCCTCGGCCGGCTACGGCCGCGACTGGCGCACCGCGATCTACCGGCAGATGGGCCATCCGGAGCTGGAGGATTATCTCGACGGCATCGACTGGCTGGTCGAGCACCACCAAGCCGACCGCGACCGTGTGGGCATCTACGGCGGCAGCTACGGCGGCTTCATGACCTTCATGGCGCTGATGCGCGAACCGGGCCGCTTCAAGGCCGGCGCGGCGTTGCGCCCGGTCGCCGACTGGTCGCAGTACAACCACGCCTACACCGCCAACATCCTCAACACGCCCGAGATCGATCCGGAGGCCTATCTGAAGTCCTCGCCGATCGAGTACGCCGACCGCCTGCAGGACCATCTGCTGATCGCCCACGGCATGATCGACGACAACGTGTTCTACAAGGACTCGGTGATGATGGCCCAGCGCCTGATCGAACTGCGCAAGGACAAGTGGGAATTGGCGAGCTACCCGCTCGAGCGGCACGCCTACCAGCATCCGGCCTCGTGGTACGACCAGTACCGCCGCATCCACGAGCTGTTCGAACGCACGCTCAAGTGA
- a CDS encoding cytochrome ubiquinol oxidase subunit I: MDTLLLSRIQFGFVISFHVLFPAFTIGLSSWLAFLEWRWLRTRAAVWRDLYFFWLRIFAVSFGMGVVSGIVMSFQFGTNWSALSVAAGNILGPLLSYEVLTAFFLEASFLGVMLFGWGRVSERLHFLSTCLVAVGTLISTFWILSANSWLHTPAGYEIVDGVFHPADWMAIIFNPSFPYRLAHMALAAFITTCFVVGGVAAWYLRRGEHVEAGARMLKLSIVFAAITVPLQIVAGDLHGLKTGEVQPVKLAAMEAHWHEGAPGAGVPLVLFAVPNADEARNDYEIAIPRLGSVILTHSWDGTIAPLTAVPPEDRPPVAPVFYAFRVMVGIGMAMLALTAVSLWAWRRRTLLRSRWLLDAWRLMAPSGFIAVLAGWFVVEIGRQPWVIQGLLRTADAVSDIDRASVIVSLSVFAVAYAVVFGAGGGYILKMIRKGPQPFDDGPDQDAGERTPMRPISAADGPVGED, from the coding sequence TTGGACACGCTGCTGCTGTCTCGGATCCAGTTCGGATTCGTGATTTCGTTCCATGTGCTGTTTCCCGCCTTCACGATCGGCCTGTCGAGCTGGCTGGCGTTCTTGGAGTGGCGCTGGCTGCGCACGCGCGCGGCGGTGTGGCGCGACCTGTATTTCTTCTGGCTGCGGATCTTCGCCGTGTCGTTCGGCATGGGCGTGGTGTCGGGCATCGTGATGAGCTTCCAGTTCGGCACCAACTGGTCGGCGCTGAGCGTCGCGGCCGGCAACATCCTCGGGCCGTTGCTCAGCTACGAGGTGCTGACCGCGTTCTTCCTGGAAGCGAGCTTCCTGGGCGTGATGCTGTTCGGCTGGGGGCGGGTCTCGGAGCGGCTGCATTTCCTGTCGACCTGCCTGGTGGCGGTGGGCACGCTGATCTCGACCTTCTGGATCCTGTCGGCCAACAGCTGGCTGCACACCCCCGCCGGCTACGAGATCGTCGATGGCGTGTTCCACCCGGCCGACTGGATGGCGATCATCTTCAATCCGTCGTTCCCTTACCGCTTGGCGCACATGGCGCTGGCGGCGTTCATCACCACCTGTTTCGTCGTCGGCGGCGTCGCGGCGTGGTATCTGCGGCGCGGCGAGCATGTTGAGGCCGGGGCGCGGATGCTGAAGCTCTCGATCGTGTTCGCTGCGATCACCGTGCCGCTGCAGATCGTGGCCGGCGACCTGCATGGCCTGAAGACCGGCGAGGTGCAGCCGGTGAAGCTCGCGGCGATGGAGGCGCACTGGCATGAGGGCGCGCCCGGGGCGGGCGTGCCGCTGGTGTTGTTCGCGGTGCCCAATGCCGATGAGGCGCGCAACGATTACGAGATCGCCATCCCGCGCCTGGGCAGCGTGATCCTGACCCACAGCTGGGACGGCACCATCGCGCCGCTGACCGCCGTGCCGCCGGAGGACCGACCGCCGGTGGCGCCGGTGTTCTATGCGTTCCGGGTCATGGTGGGCATCGGCATGGCGATGCTGGCGCTGACCGCGGTGTCGCTATGGGCCTGGCGGCGGCGCACGCTGCTGCGCTCGCGCTGGTTGCTCGATGCCTGGCGGTTGATGGCGCCCAGCGGATTCATCGCGGTACTGGCGGGTTGGTTCGTGGTCGAGATCGGTCGCCAGCCCTGGGTGATCCAGGGTCTGCTGCGCACCGCCGATGCGGTCAGCGACATCGACCGGGCCAGCGTCATCGTCTCGCTGTCCGTATTCGCGGTTGCCTATGCGGTCGTGTTCGGTGCCGGTGGCGGCTACATCCTGAAGATGATCCGCAAGGGGCCGCAGCCGTTCGACGATGGGCCCGACCAAGATGCGGGCGAGCGCACGCCGATGCGGCCGATCTCGGCCGCCGACGGCCCGGTGGGGGAGGACTGA
- the cydB gene encoding cytochrome d ubiquinol oxidase subunit II produces MDLETVLPVVWFGVIGFGVMMYVLLDGFVLGLGILAPFAEDEAQLDHMMTTAAPIWDGNETWLVLGGAGLLAAFPRAYAIVLSALYLPVLLMLIALVFRGVAFEFRFKARRGKRFWGGAFALGSLLAAFAQGVILGALVEGMPLEAGKYAGGALDWFSPFSMLTGVAVVFGYALLGSSWLILKTEGRLQSIARTLTRPLVLVVAAFMGLVSAWLPFLDSRIMARWFEDGNFWWLSPVPLLALLNAVWLWRAAMREGRDARPFLLTLAFFVLGFAGLVLGIWPNIVPPSLSIWEAASPPSSQLFVLGGLVFLLPLILGYTAWSYRVFRGKVQADAGYH; encoded by the coding sequence ATGGATCTGGAAACCGTGCTTCCGGTGGTCTGGTTCGGCGTGATCGGCTTCGGCGTGATGATGTACGTGCTGCTTGATGGCTTCGTGCTGGGGCTGGGGATCCTGGCGCCGTTCGCCGAGGACGAAGCCCAGCTCGACCACATGATGACGACCGCCGCGCCGATCTGGGACGGCAACGAGACCTGGCTGGTGCTCGGTGGCGCGGGCTTGCTGGCAGCGTTCCCGCGCGCCTACGCGATCGTGCTCTCGGCGCTGTACCTGCCGGTGCTGCTGATGCTGATCGCGCTGGTGTTCCGCGGGGTGGCGTTCGAGTTCCGCTTCAAGGCCCGGCGGGGCAAGCGGTTCTGGGGCGGCGCCTTTGCGCTCGGGTCACTGCTCGCCGCCTTCGCGCAGGGCGTGATCCTCGGCGCGCTGGTCGAGGGCATGCCGCTGGAGGCCGGCAAGTACGCCGGCGGCGCACTCGACTGGTTCAGCCCGTTCTCGATGCTGACCGGGGTGGCGGTGGTGTTCGGATACGCATTGCTGGGCAGCAGCTGGCTGATCCTCAAGACCGAGGGGCGGTTGCAGTCGATCGCCCGCACCCTGACCCGGCCGCTGGTGCTGGTCGTGGCCGCCTTCATGGGGCTGGTCAGCGCGTGGTTGCCGTTCCTCGATTCGCGGATCATGGCGCGCTGGTTCGAAGACGGGAATTTCTGGTGGCTGTCGCCGGTCCCGCTGTTGGCGCTGCTCAATGCGGTCTGGCTGTGGCGTGCGGCGATGCGCGAGGGCCGCGATGCGCGTCCGTTCCTGTTGACCCTGGCCTTTTTCGTACTGGGGTTCGCCGGACTGGTGCTGGGCATCTGGCCCAATATCGTGCCGCCCTCGCTGAGCATATGGGAGGCGGCGTCGCCACCGTCGTCGCAGCTCTTCGTGCTGGGCGGCCTGGTCTTCCTGCTGCCGTTGATCCTGGGCTACACCGCATGGTCGTACCGGGTGTTCCGCGGCAAGGTGCAGGCCGACGCCGGCTATCACTGA
- a CDS encoding YcgL domain-containing protein, which translates to MHAYVYKSQRKADTYVYLAARDAFDVLPDPLRAELGALAFVLEVALTPERRLARENPAQVLGNLQSQGFHLQMPPRLVADPLTDDWSSDA; encoded by the coding sequence ATGCACGCCTACGTCTACAAAAGTCAGCGCAAGGCGGACACCTACGTGTACCTCGCTGCCAGGGACGCGTTCGACGTCCTGCCCGATCCGCTGCGCGCCGAGCTTGGCGCGCTGGCGTTCGTGCTCGAGGTGGCGCTGACGCCCGAGCGCCGGCTCGCCCGCGAGAACCCGGCGCAGGTGCTCGGCAACTTGCAGTCACAGGGCTTCCACTTGCAGATGCCACCGCGGCTGGTGGCCGATCCGCTGACCGACGACTGGAGCTCAGATGCCTGA
- a CDS encoding ankyrin repeat domain-containing protein, with amino-acid sequence MPERLHRHLSTAPQRRFPIALGAALALAACTLLGGVPAAVAGVLAQPAFALAARGRARGAADGRLPWPDVRALAIVWTSAAAAGALLVAWPLAALRRGGDLGGALGLSVAVGLVMVGVWRTWPLWHAIERDGGDLRAHWRALADQDVGAARGVAVAAAVTAALAIALAPAWLPTLAPGMRVGLAVTAALAWWLLHAGLQRLAPPQALPMPVVEMPGDPAAALFDEPVDADPEVALYAAARAGRVERALALIEAGADVRALPPPETRDQRSLAVLAAVLPDLRLLRELIARGVDVNAAHAGMTPLLAATRDSWHGRPDAVMTLLANGADPRVTDHEGNTPLHLAARSSDPGVVALLRDAAAELDVTNHDALTPLGVACAAGNWRLAKFLLEHGARPEVEGATPALLAAAGGDEDDAAGVQLLIRHKGRVDTRDRQRRSALHVAAAHGHTEILAALLAAGADVRARDNDGRTPLLDAARGGSLAALEALLAAEADVAAVDIAGRNAIMLACASEQASPALVQRLLALGVPADVVDGDGKRAVDRAAEAGRWSLVRLLDPDYPLPVNLDMDGDDGAGDRTPLVLLRAGLREGRQAQLGDLLRLVGPAELGSLLADPTSPPSLEQVEWLLAHGADPNVRDADGRTPLTMLLASAPDALPVLQVLLRHGASPAGAGGLAAYLAACVEGDHAARAFEGLSLELLARGADPFAASPQGDPPLALAVRLGWPRLVERLAGLGVDPDARDSRGMTALHLAAALGREGALKALVRHGASPSARAADGQTPLGVALSAGRRDLADWLDWQGWALPRRALAATDLPQAASAGDADAVRRLLDLGFDIDTPDTQACTALLRAAGGGHLAVVDLLLARGADTTCAARSGATPLSAAVSMRHAAVVDRLLAAGAPLDQRLPGEVSVLMLAAALGLPDLAARLLTAGADIHATDAQGLTPLHCAALYGFTSRDRTRLLALFDTLLLAGAQIDAPAAGGVTPLLLLLGARAEPGTACDEDVVLAAMEHLLDEGVSLDAQDPRGFGPLHLTGLHGQLRLARRLLRAGADPDLRDTLNRTPREIAVMRGFVDVAAEFTPVPAQDGVSMARFLRER; translated from the coding sequence ATGCCTGAGCGCCTGCATCGCCACCTGTCGACGGCCCCGCAGCGACGGTTTCCCATCGCATTGGGCGCGGCACTCGCACTGGCCGCGTGCACGCTGCTGGGCGGCGTGCCGGCGGCGGTGGCCGGGGTGCTGGCGCAGCCGGCCTTCGCATTGGCCGCGCGCGGGCGCGCGCGTGGCGCCGCCGATGGCCGTTTGCCCTGGCCCGATGTCCGTGCGCTGGCGATCGTCTGGACGAGCGCGGCCGCTGCCGGCGCGCTGCTGGTGGCCTGGCCGCTGGCCGCGCTGCGCCGCGGCGGCGATCTGGGCGGTGCGCTCGGGCTGAGCGTCGCAGTCGGTCTGGTGATGGTCGGCGTCTGGCGAACCTGGCCGTTGTGGCACGCGATCGAACGCGACGGCGGCGACCTGCGCGCGCACTGGCGGGCGCTGGCCGACCAGGATGTCGGCGCCGCGCGCGGGGTCGCGGTCGCCGCTGCGGTGACCGCGGCGCTCGCGATCGCACTTGCGCCGGCCTGGCTGCCGACGCTGGCGCCGGGCATGCGGGTCGGTCTGGCCGTGACCGCCGCACTGGCGTGGTGGCTGTTGCACGCTGGCCTGCAACGGCTCGCTCCGCCGCAGGCGCTGCCGATGCCGGTGGTGGAGATGCCCGGCGACCCGGCCGCCGCCCTGTTCGACGAGCCCGTCGATGCCGATCCCGAAGTGGCGCTGTATGCCGCGGCGCGCGCCGGCCGGGTCGAACGCGCGCTGGCGTTGATTGAGGCCGGCGCCGACGTGCGCGCGCTGCCGCCGCCCGAGACGCGTGACCAGCGCAGCCTCGCCGTGCTGGCGGCGGTACTGCCGGATCTGCGGCTGCTGCGCGAACTCATCGCACGCGGCGTCGACGTCAATGCCGCGCATGCCGGCATGACCCCATTGCTGGCAGCCACGCGCGACAGTTGGCATGGCCGCCCCGATGCGGTGATGACCCTGCTGGCCAATGGCGCCGACCCGCGGGTGACCGACCATGAAGGCAATACACCGCTGCACCTGGCCGCACGCAGTTCCGACCCGGGCGTGGTCGCCCTGTTGCGCGATGCGGCTGCCGAACTCGATGTCACCAACCACGATGCGCTGACCCCGCTCGGGGTGGCCTGCGCCGCGGGTAACTGGCGGCTGGCGAAGTTCCTGCTCGAGCATGGTGCCCGGCCCGAGGTCGAAGGCGCGACGCCGGCCCTGCTGGCGGCGGCCGGCGGGGACGAGGACGATGCGGCCGGCGTGCAGCTGCTGATCCGCCACAAGGGCCGGGTCGATACGCGCGATCGCCAGCGTCGCAGTGCGCTGCACGTGGCCGCCGCGCACGGCCATACCGAGATCCTGGCCGCCCTGCTTGCCGCCGGCGCTGATGTACGTGCGCGCGACAACGACGGCCGCACACCGCTGCTCGATGCCGCGCGTGGCGGCAGCCTGGCTGCGCTCGAGGCGCTGCTTGCCGCCGAGGCCGACGTCGCCGCGGTCGACATCGCCGGGCGCAACGCGATCATGCTTGCCTGCGCCTCCGAGCAGGCGTCGCCGGCGCTGGTCCAGCGCCTGCTCGCGCTGGGTGTGCCGGCCGATGTGGTCGACGGCGACGGCAAGCGTGCAGTCGACCGCGCCGCCGAGGCCGGGCGCTGGTCGCTGGTCCGCCTGCTCGATCCCGACTACCCATTGCCGGTCAATCTCGACATGGACGGCGACGACGGTGCAGGCGATCGCACGCCGCTGGTGCTGCTGCGCGCCGGGCTGCGCGAGGGACGACAGGCGCAACTGGGCGACCTGTTGCGCTTGGTCGGCCCCGCCGAACTGGGCAGTCTGCTGGCCGACCCGACATCACCGCCATCGCTCGAACAAGTGGAGTGGCTGCTTGCCCACGGCGCCGATCCCAACGTGCGCGATGCGGACGGCCGCACACCGCTGACCATGCTGCTCGCCAGCGCGCCGGACGCACTGCCGGTGCTTCAGGTGCTGCTGCGCCATGGCGCGTCACCCGCCGGTGCGGGCGGGCTGGCGGCCTACTTGGCAGCCTGCGTCGAGGGCGACCATGCGGCGCGGGCGTTCGAAGGGCTGTCGCTGGAGCTGCTGGCGCGCGGCGCTGATCCGTTTGCCGCATCGCCCCAGGGCGATCCGCCGCTGGCACTGGCGGTCCGGCTGGGATGGCCGCGGCTGGTCGAGCGCTTGGCCGGATTGGGCGTCGATCCCGACGCCCGCGATTCGCGCGGCATGACGGCCTTGCATCTGGCGGCCGCGCTCGGCCGCGAGGGCGCGCTCAAGGCGCTGGTGCGTCATGGCGCATCGCCGTCCGCGCGGGCAGCCGACGGACAGACGCCGCTGGGGGTCGCGCTGTCGGCCGGCCGGCGCGATCTTGCCGATTGGCTCGACTGGCAGGGCTGGGCGCTGCCGCGTCGCGCGCTCGCGGCCACGGATCTGCCGCAGGCGGCCTCGGCCGGCGACGCCGATGCCGTCCGCCGGCTGCTCGATCTGGGCTTCGATATCGACACGCCCGACACCCAGGCCTGCACCGCGCTGCTGCGCGCAGCGGGTGGCGGGCATCTGGCGGTCGTCGATCTGCTGCTTGCGCGCGGGGCCGACACGACCTGCGCAGCCCGTTCGGGCGCAACGCCGCTGTCGGCGGCGGTCAGCATGCGTCATGCCGCGGTCGTTGACCGCTTGCTCGCGGCCGGGGCGCCGCTCGACCAGCGCCTGCCGGGCGAGGTCAGCGTGCTGATGCTGGCCGCCGCGCTCGGCCTGCCGGACCTGGCGGCACGCCTGCTCACGGCCGGTGCCGACATCCACGCCACCGATGCCCAGGGATTGACGCCGCTGCATTGCGCCGCCCTGTACGGCTTCACCTCGCGCGATCGCACACGCCTGCTGGCGCTGTTCGACACGCTGCTGCTGGCCGGTGCCCAGATCGACGCGCCGGCGGCTGGCGGGGTGACGCCGTTGCTGCTGTTGCTCGGTGCGCGTGCAGAACCTGGCACCGCCTGCGACGAGGATGTCGTGCTGGCGGCGATGGAGCACCTGCTCGATGAGGGCGTGTCGCTCGATGCGCAGGACCCGCGCGGCTTCGGACCGTTGCATCTGACCGGCCTGCACGGGCAATTGCGCCTGGCCCGGCGCCTGCTGCGCGCCGGGGCCGATCCGGATCTGCGCGACACGCTCAATCGCACGCCGCGGGAGATTGCGGTGATGCGCGGCTTCGTCGACGTCGCGGCGGAGTTCACGCCGGTGCCGGCGCAGGACGGCGTGTCGATGGCGAGGTTCCTGCGCGAGCGCTGA
- a CDS encoding MbcA/ParS/Xre antitoxin family protein: MHVNEAPLIPSTRRDLAGPALKAFFNIAERWGLSADQERRLLGNPGRSTYFRWKRDRVGAVSGDVLERISYLLGIYKALRILFPDDAQADGWVHRANTAPPFGGTSALERMLGGHVADLYVVREYLDAQRGWN, encoded by the coding sequence ATGCACGTCAACGAAGCGCCGCTGATTCCGTCAACCCGCCGCGATCTCGCCGGCCCGGCCCTCAAGGCGTTCTTCAACATCGCCGAGCGCTGGGGGCTGAGCGCTGACCAGGAGCGGCGGCTGCTCGGCAACCCCGGGCGGTCGACCTATTTCCGCTGGAAGCGCGACCGTGTCGGCGCCGTCTCGGGCGACGTGCTGGAGCGGATCAGCTACCTGCTTGGCATCTACAAGGCGCTGCGCATCCTGTTTCCCGACGATGCGCAGGCCGACGGCTGGGTGCATCGGGCCAATACCGCGCCGCCGTTCGGCGGTACGTCGGCGTTGGAGCGGATGCTTGGCGGCCACGTCGCCGACCTCTACGTGGTCCGCGAGTACCTCGATGCCCAGCGCGGCTGGAACTGA
- a CDS encoding RES family NAD+ phosphorylase: MSSRFPPVGVFDAIADPEDLDALFELEGMTNPRLRQELGRIQLVPPGRRITGPGTTAIMAAFTHPNRDGSRFADGTFGVYYAARERDTAIAETVYHRTRFLQHTHEPPCVLQLRSYLADVAGDFHDIRGGWPALHDPDHYGASQRAAVALRAAGSEGIVYDSVRQPGGQCVASFHPDLVSPARQGPHLHYHWDGVAITHVAIGTELLALGAARPGQ, from the coding sequence GTGTCCAGCCGGTTTCCACCGGTCGGCGTCTTCGACGCGATCGCCGACCCCGAGGACCTCGACGCGCTGTTCGAGCTCGAGGGCATGACCAATCCGCGGTTGCGCCAGGAACTGGGCCGGATCCAGCTGGTGCCGCCCGGGCGTCGGATCACCGGCCCCGGGACCACCGCGATCATGGCGGCGTTCACTCATCCCAACCGCGATGGCTCGCGCTTCGCGGACGGGACGTTCGGCGTCTACTACGCCGCCCGAGAACGCGACACCGCGATCGCCGAGACCGTCTATCACCGCACCCGCTTCCTGCAGCACACGCACGAGCCGCCGTGCGTGCTGCAGTTGCGCAGCTATCTGGCGGATGTGGCCGGCGACTTCCACGACATCCGCGGTGGCTGGCCGGCCCTGCATGATCCCGACCACTACGGCGCCAGCCAGCGCGCGGCCGTCGCGCTGCGCGCGGCCGGCAGCGAGGGCATCGTCTACGACAGCGTGCGCCAGCCGGGCGGCCAGTGCGTGGCGTCATTCCATCCCGACCTGGTCTCGCCCGCGCGCCAGGGGCCGCACTTGCACTACCACTGGGACGGCGTGGCGATCACCCACGTCGCCATCGGCACCGAACTGCTCGCGCTCGGGGCAGCCCGACCGGGCCAGTAG
- a CDS encoding DUF924 family protein — protein MDTIRPETVTAFWREAGMAKWFGGGEAFDRDCERRFRDAHFAAARRELDHWAKTAEGGLALMILLDQIPRNIFRGSAHAFATDALARHHAQALVDAGLDRAHEDALRGFIYLPFEHAEDLADQQRSVQLFADVGIANYRDYAQAHLDVIARFGRFPHRNHVLGRTNTPEEQAWLDAGGGF, from the coding sequence ATGGATACGATACGTCCCGAGACGGTGACCGCGTTCTGGCGCGAGGCCGGCATGGCGAAGTGGTTCGGCGGCGGCGAGGCCTTCGATCGTGACTGCGAGCGCCGCTTCCGCGACGCCCATTTCGCCGCTGCGCGCCGCGAGCTCGACCATTGGGCCAAGACCGCCGAGGGTGGGCTGGCGCTGATGATCCTGCTCGACCAGATCCCCCGCAACATCTTCCGCGGCAGCGCGCATGCCTTCGCGACCGACGCCCTGGCCCGCCACCACGCGCAGGCGCTGGTGGACGCCGGCCTCGATCGCGCGCACGAGGACGCCCTGCGCGGCTTCATCTACCTGCCGTTCGAACACGCCGAGGATCTCGCCGACCAGCAGCGGTCGGTGCAGTTGTTCGCCGATGTCGGGATCGCGAACTATCGCGACTACGCGCAGGCGCATCTGGACGTCATCGCGCGCTTCGGTCGCTTTCCGCATCGCAATCACGTCCTGGGTCGCACCAATACGCCCGAAGAGCAGGCTTGGCTCGACGCCGGCGGCGGCTTCTAG